The following are encoded together in the Daucus carota subsp. sativus chromosome 5, DH1 v3.0, whole genome shotgun sequence genome:
- the LOC108222323 gene encoding CBS domain-containing protein CBSX3, mitochondrial isoform X1, with product MHALTKIIRTYQETCRLAVLQHWHLQASAHYGCVPSSVTPKGITEEKSPTMQDKGLENTTVAEVLMTKGEEKVGSWIWCRADDTVHDAVKQMAQNNIGSLVVLKPGDSQLIAGIFTERDYLRKMIAQERPAKYTKVMEVMTGQNKLIAVTSDTNILQAMQLMTDNQIRHIPVIDGRIVGMISIVDVVRAVVGQQTGEMKRLNEFIKGDYY from the exons ATGCATGCTCTTACAAAAATAATTAGAACTTACCAAGAGACATGCAGGCTTGCGGTTCTACAGCACTGGCATTTGCAAGCATCTGCACATTATGGATGTGTCCCATCTTCAGTTACGCCTAAGGGGATTACAGAAGAGAAATCTCCTACGATGCAAGATAAAGGCCTGGAGAATACAACAGTTGCAGAGGTATTGATGACAAAGGGTGAAGAGAAAGTAGGGTCATGGATCTGGTGCCGCGCTGATGACACTGTACATGATGCAGTGAAGCAA ATGGCACAAAATAATATAGGTTCCCTGGTGGTCTTGAAGCCAGGAGATAGCCAGTTAATTGCAGGAATTTTCACAGAAAGAG ACTATTTGAGGAAAATGATAGCCCAGGAAAGGCCAGCTAAATACACGAAAGTCATGGAAGTCATGACTGGACAG AACAAGCTAATAGCAGTAACATCTGATACCAACATTCTTCAGGCAATGCAGCTCATGACAG ATAATCAAATACGGCACATCCCAGTGATAGATGGAAGAATTGTTGGAATGATTTCAATAGTAGATGTTGTAAGAGCAGTGGTTGGCCAGCAAACTGGGGAAATGAAGCGGCTAAATGAGTTTATCAAGGGAGATTACTATTGA
- the LOC108221483 gene encoding cytochrome P450 724B1, whose amino-acid sequence MQHSTIEVEAIKYNKSVSMMTCGFWLVMLLGVLMSLIGVGLITNHFLPLLLSKLNGYVLPKGTFSWPLLGETLSFLNPHPSNSIGTFLQLHCSKYGKVFKSHLFLTPTIVSCDEELNYLILQNEDKLFQCSYPKPIHGVLGSLSMLVAVGDTHKRLRSVALSLVTTTKSNPQFLSDIENTAIQILDSWKHKKQILFCEEARKFTFTVIVKQVLGLSPDDPQTSGILKDFLTFMKGLISLPLYIPGTPYARAVKARRRIASTVKAIIEERRKNSTTAPSSSQDSSTRGFDFLEILLCVDALSEDEKVSFVLDSLLGGYETTSLLMAMVVHFLDQSTTALEHLKLEHQNIRNMKNINDVSLNWEDYKKMEFTQHVINEALRYGNVVKFVHRKALKDVKFKDFVIPSGWQVLPVLSAVHLDKTLHADASQFHPWRWENQEQTCKKFTPFGGGTRCCPGSELAKVEVAFFLHHLVQKFRWRTECGDLPFAYPYVEFPRGLPLYVEEIESNGAVDKKEN is encoded by the exons ATGCAACACAGCACAATAGAAGTAGAAGCGATCAAATACAATAAGTCCGTTTCGATGATGACTTGTGGCTTTTGGTTGGTGATGCTCCTAGGTGTTCTCATGTCTCTGATAGGAGTAGGACTCATTACAAACCATTTTTTACCTTTGTTGTTATCAAAGCTTAATGGCTATGTACTTCCAAAAGGGACTTTTAGCTGGCCTCTTCTTGGTGAAACCCTCTCTTTTCTCAACCCTCATCCATCCAATTCTATTGGCACTTTTCTTCAGCTCCATTGCTCTAA GTATGGGAAAGTGTTCAAGTCCCATCTGTTCTTGACACCAACCATAGTGTCTTGTGATGAGGAGCTCAACTACTTGATCCTACAGAATGAAGACAAGTTGTTTCAGTGTAGCTATCCAAAGCCCATCCATGGAGTGCTGGGGAGCTTGTCAATGCTAGTGGCAGTGGGTGACACTCACAAGAGGCTTAGGAGTGTGGCTCTGTCTCTTGTCACAACCACAAAATCAAACCCTCAATTCTTGAGTGACATTGAGAACACTGCTATTCAGATTTTGGATTCTTGGAAACACAAAAAGCAAATCCTCTTCTGTGAAGAGGCTAGAAAG TTTACATTCACTGTAATAGTAAAACAGGTGCTAGGGTTAAGCCCTGATGACCCACAAACCTCAGGAATCCTCAAGGATTTTCTTACCTTCATGAAAGGGCTCATTTCACTTCCACTATACATTCCTGGGACTCCTTATGCAAGAGCTGTTAAG GCTAGAAGAAGAATAGCATCTACTGTCAAAGCAATTATTGAGGAAAGAAGGAAGAATAGTACTACTGCTCCAAGTTCATCACAAGATAGCAGCACAAGGGGTTTTGATTTCTTAGAGATCCTCTTATGTGTTGATGCCTTATCTGAAGATGAAAAAGTTAGCTTTGTTCTTGATTCTCTACTTGGTGGTTATGAAACCACTTCTTTGTTGATGGCCATGGTGGTTCACTTCCTTGATCAGTCCACTACTGCACTTGAACATTTAAAG TTGGAGCATCAGAATATAAGAAACATGAAGAATATCAACGATGTTTCTTTGAACTGGGAAGACTATAAGAAAATGGAATTCACACAACAT GTCATCAATGAAGCTTTAAGGTACGGGAACGTTGTCAAGTTTGTGCACCGAAAGGCTCTTAAAGATGTTAAGTTTAAAG ATTTTGTAATTCCATCAGGATGGCAAGTCCTACCAGTTCTCAGTGCAGTCCATTTAGACAAGACTCTCCATGCAGACGCTTCCCAATTTCATCCTTGGAGATGGGAG AATCAAGAACAAACTTGCAAGAAGTTCACCCCTTTTGGTGGGGGAACAAGATGCTGCCCTGGCTCTGAACTTGCTAAAGTTGAAGTTGCATTCTTCCTCCACCACCTTGTACAAAAGTTCAG ATGGAGAACAGAATGTGGTGACTTACCTTTTGCATACCCATATGTAGAATTCCCAAGGGGTTTGCCACTATATGTTGAGGAGATTGAATCTAACGGCGCTGTCGATAAAAAGGAAAATTAA
- the LOC108221482 gene encoding uncharacterized protein LOC108221482, which produces MGDQRQRFSFRLPWSAPSAPTRRPSPVTNNPSRATSNPNQPNANPTTASQGPPSQSQGSSQTPKALPRSTTSTKTSPKPTSTGSPNVTRQTAIKTKDPAPTSTSPSQPTVETRRPSLTTPQPVRPAAQTSKQDVEQNSVPQAQATPKQQPSSPSPKNFQSGTSSQTTSQSQLGTQRRATSKSPPPLNASPQSRAPSHTSPKSKNASQSPLASPPKSSVSETDSQPTSPSRSPPSPDNHLSGKNTKNFQPTTETPTQKGSPSTIESPVPQLQAHPEKDITDEVISKAPIESTVKPIAIPTSQQSDPLPTKPTPMTAEETNEKYKKVLHSNSPMLQGKQSTTASHQSNKNRAGTSRPKPMATNGEGISMQKEIKNDISKLTQKMASEQGKPVSVITLVGENKGATMQIGSQKEGTVHIHRGYKLNPDERAEATSEGDKSSVDKRPEEANTKEDQMTKAYMNSNCQGINNSIVFKSSITERNPGVHLTLTQNPTEPIKTTTNANQLVAQKVEASITPSQKLTYETTIRRRCLRGLLMESSDSDPDNPEKPRRHGCRCSYGDLNKDKDIDLL; this is translated from the coding sequence ATGGGGGATCAAAGACAAAGATTTAGCTTTCGCCTACCCTGGTCAGCTCCATCTGCACCCACTCGTCGTCCTTCCCCTGTAACTAATAATCCGTCCCGTGCCACCTCAAACCCTAACCAGCCTAATGCCAACCCTACCACTGCTTCACAAGGACCACCATCACAATCTCAAGGTTCATCACAAACACCAAAAGCTCTTCCAAGGTCTACGACATCAACAAAAACATCTCCCAAACCCACTTCCACCGGAAGTCCTAATGTTACTAGGCAAACTGCAATCAAAACAAAAGACCCTGCTCCTACATCTACTTCCCCAAGTCAACCTACAGTTGAAACCCGAAGGCCTTCCTTAACCACTCCGCAGCCTGTAAGACCAGCCGCTCAAACATCAAAACAAGACGTAGAACAGAACTCTGTTCCACAAGCTCAAGCCACACCAAAACAACAACCCTCTTCACCTTCCCCTAAAAATTTTCAGTCAGGAACTTCATCTCAGACAACGTCGCAATCACAATTAGGCACACAACGCCGAGCTACTTCCAAATCCCCGCCACCTTTAAATGCATCACCTCAATCTAGAGCACCATCTCATACATCTCCCAAGTCCAAAAACGCCTCTCAGTCCCCATTAGCATCCCCTCCAAAATCCAGTGTATCAGAAACTGACTCTCAACCTACATCACCTTCTCGATCTCCACCTAGTCCTGACAATCATCTATCAggaaaaaataccaaaaattttCAACCAACAACAGAAACACCTACTCAAAAAGGCTCTCCATCTACCATAGAGAGCCCTGTGCCACAACTACAAGCTCACCCGGAAAAAGATATTACTGATGAGGTGATCTCCAAGGCCCCAATAGAATCAACGGTTAAGCCCATTGCCATTCCAACTTCGCAACAATCAGATCCTCTACCAACTAAACCAACTCCAATGACTGCTGAAGAAACgaatgaaaaatacaaaaaggTATTGCACTCAAATTCCCCCATGTTGCAAGGGAAGCAATCTACCACAGCATCACATCAGTCAAACAAAAACAGGGCAGGCACGTCTCGCCCAAAACCTATGGCAACAAATGGAGAAGGGATATCTATGCAGAAGGAGATCAAGAATGACATCTCCAAGCTGACTCAAAAGATGGCTAGTGAGCAGGGGAAACCAGTGAGTGTTATAACCCTAGTCGGTGAAAACAAAGGAGCCACCATGCAAATAGGGTCACAAAAAGAAGGAACGGTCCACATTCACAGAGGCTATAAGCTCAACCCTGATGAACGCGCTGAAGCCACGTCTGAAGGAGACAAAAGCTCGGTAGACAAAAGACCAGAAGAAGCTAATACCAAGGAAGATCAGATGACAAAAGCATATATGAATAGTAATTGCCAGGGAATCAATAACTCTATTGTGTTCAAAAGTTCCATTACAGAAAGGAACCCTGGAGTTCACCTCACTCTCACTCAAAATCCAACAGAGCCCATCAAGACAACCACTAATGCAAACCAACTTGTGGCGCAAAAGGTGGAAGCCAGCATTACTCCTTCACAAAAGCTCACTTATGAGACTACAATCCGAAGGAGGTGCTTAAGAGGTCTCTTGATGGAATCAAGTGATTCTGATCCAGATAATCCCGAAAAGCCTCGACGCCATGGATGTCGTTGTAGTTATGGTGATCTGAACAAAGATAAGGACATAGATCTTCTCTGA
- the LOC108222428 gene encoding protein RADIALIS-like 3, with product MSSNYISSSGSSGSSWTQRQNKQFEEALAIYDRDTPDRWYNISRAVDGKSVEEVKRHFDLLVKDIMKIESDQVPLPNYRTTGSNARGYGNEQRLFKNLRLQ from the exons ATGTCATCAAACTATATCTCATCCTCAGGAAGCTCTGGCTCTTCCTGGACGCAAAGGCAAAACAAGCAATTTGAAGAGGCTTTGGCAATATATGATAGGGACACCCCTGACCGCTGGTACAATATCTCCAGGGCCGTGGATGGGAAATCTGTCGAGGAGGTTAAGAGGCACTTCGACCTCCTTGTGAAGGACATCATGAAAATAGAGTCTGACCAGGTACCGTTACCCAATTACAGAACAACTGGAAGCAATGCAAGAGGGTATGGAAATGAACAGAG ACTTTTCAAGAACCTAAGGCTACAGTGA
- the LOC108222323 gene encoding CBS domain-containing protein CBSX3, mitochondrial isoform X2 gives MHALTKIIRTYQETCRLAVLQHWHLQASAHYGCVPSSVTPKGITEEKSPTMQDKGLENTTVAEVLMTKGEEKVGSWIWCRADDTVHDAVKQPGDSQLIAGIFTERDYLRKMIAQERPAKYTKVMEVMTGQNKLIAVTSDTNILQAMQLMTDNQIRHIPVIDGRIVGMISIVDVVRAVVGQQTGEMKRLNEFIKGDYY, from the exons ATGCATGCTCTTACAAAAATAATTAGAACTTACCAAGAGACATGCAGGCTTGCGGTTCTACAGCACTGGCATTTGCAAGCATCTGCACATTATGGATGTGTCCCATCTTCAGTTACGCCTAAGGGGATTACAGAAGAGAAATCTCCTACGATGCAAGATAAAGGCCTGGAGAATACAACAGTTGCAGAGGTATTGATGACAAAGGGTGAAGAGAAAGTAGGGTCATGGATCTGGTGCCGCGCTGATGACACTGTACATGATGCAGTGAAGCAA CCAGGAGATAGCCAGTTAATTGCAGGAATTTTCACAGAAAGAG ACTATTTGAGGAAAATGATAGCCCAGGAAAGGCCAGCTAAATACACGAAAGTCATGGAAGTCATGACTGGACAG AACAAGCTAATAGCAGTAACATCTGATACCAACATTCTTCAGGCAATGCAGCTCATGACAG ATAATCAAATACGGCACATCCCAGTGATAGATGGAAGAATTGTTGGAATGATTTCAATAGTAGATGTTGTAAGAGCAGTGGTTGGCCAGCAAACTGGGGAAATGAAGCGGCTAAATGAGTTTATCAAGGGAGATTACTATTGA